A stretch of the Desulfuromonas sp. TF genome encodes the following:
- a CDS encoding chloride channel protein produces the protein MEKSLKNLLDVHSMARPTMLAVLVGLVAGLGALVFYFAANFVEGYFLHHLAGYHPPEEGAKALAHLGETAIDSLHMDHRWFLFLIPVIGGLVSGFLVFKFAPETEGHGTDAVIDACHQKGGYIRGRVPLIKGIASVATIGTGGSAGREGPIAQIGAGFGSFLATRLGLSAADRRILLLAGMAGGIGATFRSPLGGALFAVEVLYRDPEFEHEGLVPCIISSIIAYSLFGAVTGWQPLLDTPRFRFDHPRELILYLGLGILCALLGKFYVQVFYRTRDFFRRLRMPTMLKPALGGLLLGLLAMVVPQVLGSGYGLVQAALYGKIALWVMVVVAVAKILATSLTISSGGSGGVFAPSLVIGAMLGGAFGAAAVHFFPSVVQDPRAYVLVGMAGFFAGVANTPVATLIMVSELTGNYGLLAPLMLVCVVPMIVLRRNTIYENQVPSRIDSPAHLGEFVIDVLEGLKVSDLKDQGRNPTFIPEDLSLHEILQRIATADGAYYPVVNDQGMMTGIFSINDIRRILHEEIPPGLVLARDIAVARVVKIQTSDTLSKVLQKLSGRGLEEIPVVDEEEPGKVLFMLSRRAVLSRYAAELEKYKGE, from the coding sequence ATGGAAAAATCGCTTAAGAATCTTCTGGATGTGCACTCCATGGCCCGCCCGACCATGCTCGCCGTGCTCGTGGGGCTGGTAGCCGGGTTGGGTGCTCTGGTCTTCTACTTCGCCGCTAATTTCGTGGAGGGATATTTCCTTCATCATCTCGCCGGCTACCATCCCCCTGAAGAGGGGGCGAAGGCGCTCGCTCACCTCGGGGAAACGGCGATCGATTCCCTGCACATGGACCATCGTTGGTTCCTTTTTCTCATTCCGGTTATCGGCGGCCTCGTTTCCGGCTTTCTCGTCTTCAAATTTGCCCCTGAAACCGAGGGCCACGGAACCGATGCCGTCATCGACGCCTGCCATCAAAAAGGGGGTTATATCCGCGGACGGGTGCCGCTGATCAAAGGAATCGCCTCAGTAGCGACCATCGGCACCGGCGGTTCGGCGGGACGGGAAGGTCCCATCGCCCAGATCGGCGCCGGTTTTGGCTCTTTTCTCGCCACCCGACTCGGCCTCTCGGCCGCGGACCGGCGCATCCTGCTGCTGGCCGGCATGGCCGGAGGGATCGGCGCCACCTTTCGCTCTCCACTGGGGGGCGCCCTCTTTGCCGTTGAGGTTCTTTACCGCGATCCCGAGTTTGAACACGAAGGCCTCGTCCCCTGCATCATCTCTTCGATCATCGCCTATTCCCTTTTCGGCGCGGTGACCGGTTGGCAGCCGCTTCTTGACACTCCGCGCTTTCGCTTCGATCACCCGCGCGAACTGATCCTTTATCTCGGTCTGGGAATTCTCTGCGCTCTCCTGGGAAAGTTTTACGTTCAGGTCTTTTACCGGACGCGGGATTTTTTCCGTCGCCTGCGTATGCCCACGATGCTCAAGCCGGCCCTGGGCGGATTGCTGCTCGGGTTGCTGGCCATGGTGGTTCCCCAGGTACTCGGTTCCGGTTACGGCCTGGTTCAGGCGGCGCTTTACGGGAAAATCGCCTTGTGGGTCATGGTGGTGGTGGCCGTGGCCAAAATCCTGGCTACCAGCCTGACCATCTCTTCTGGAGGCTCCGGCGGCGTCTTCGCTCCCAGCCTGGTCATCGGCGCCATGCTCGGAGGCGCCTTCGGCGCCGCGGCGGTCCACTTCTTTCCGTCCGTGGTTCAAGATCCACGCGCCTATGTCCTTGTCGGAATGGCCGGCTTTTTCGCCGGCGTTGCCAACACTCCGGTCGCCACGCTGATCATGGTCAGCGAGCTTACCGGCAACTACGGCCTGCTGGCCCCTCTCATGTTGGTGTGCGTGGTGCCGATGATCGTTCTGCGCCGAAACACCATCTATGAAAACCAGGTTCCCAGCCGGATTGATTCACCCGCCCATCTCGGGGAATTCGTCATTGATGTCCTTGAGGGACTCAAGGTTTCAGACCTCAAGGACCAGGGTCGAAACCCGACATTCATTCCGGAAGACTTGAGCCTGCATGAGATACTGCAAAGGATTGCCACCGCCGATGGGGCCTACTATCCCGTGGTGAACGATCAGGGGATGATGACAGGAATTTTTTCAATCAATGACATCCGCCGCATTCTCCACGAGGAGATTCCGCCGGGTCTTGTTCTGGCTCGAGATATAGCTGTTGCCCGAGTGGTGAAGATTCAAACTTCGGATACCCTCTCCAAGGTTCTGCAGAAGCTGTCTGGGCGAGGTCTTGAGGAGATTCCCGTGGTCGACGAGGAGGAGCCCGGAAAGGTGCTCTTCATGCTCTCCCGGCGCGCGGTTCTCTCCCGATATGCCGCTGAGTTGGAAAAATACAAGGGAGAATGA
- a CDS encoding glycine cleavage system protein R codes for MDNRYIMTAFGQDRPGIVADVTRLLFDNGCNLQETTMTLLADEFTLILLFTSQNPGIEDLLARECRRLERDKGISAFLRPLQKRRESADREDVVCVLHVEGEDQAGIVYKISQFLADHGVNIFNLQSTVKASPGSGTTIYVMDIHVHLPGSGAAEHFESGLSAVADDLNVDITVSAA; via the coding sequence ATGGATAATCGCTATATCATGACCGCTTTCGGACAGGACCGTCCGGGGATCGTCGCCGATGTGACCAGACTTCTGTTCGATAACGGTTGCAATCTCCAAGAAACCACCATGACCCTGCTGGCCGATGAATTCACCTTGATCCTGCTGTTCACCAGTCAGAACCCGGGAATAGAGGACCTTCTGGCTCGGGAGTGTCGCCGGTTGGAGCGGGACAAGGGGATATCCGCCTTCCTGCGCCCGTTGCAGAAGCGCCGGGAAAGCGCCGACCGGGAGGACGTCGTCTGCGTGTTGCACGTCGAAGGGGAGGATCAGGCGGGCATTGTCTACAAGATCAGCCAGTTTCTGGCCGACCATGGTGTGAACATCTTCAATCTTCAGTCCACGGTCAAGGCCTCCCCGGGAAGCGGGACGACCATCTACGTGATGGACATCCACGTTCACCTTCCAGGCAGCGGTGCGGCCGAGCATTTTGAATCGGGTCTATCGGCGGTTGCCGACGACCTGAACGTCGATATCACTGTCTCCGCCGCGTGA
- a CDS encoding type II toxin-antitoxin system RelE/ParE family toxin — MHIYSYFPTSHFSERLERIRKSDPPGHERIWKVIHRLLAHPGDADGKMHGLHHGRMKKYVGRRDYRLIYYWCEECRKENRRLEDKCGHCSEVGDHSVIFFDVYHKNEINKL, encoded by the coding sequence ATGCATATTTACAGTTATTTTCCCACTTCTCATTTCAGCGAGCGACTGGAGAGGATCAGGAAGAGCGACCCCCCAGGGCACGAACGGATCTGGAAGGTGATTCACCGCCTTCTGGCCCATCCCGGCGATGCCGACGGCAAAATGCACGGTCTGCATCACGGGCGAATGAAGAAGTACGTGGGGCGCCGGGATTACCGTCTGATCTATTACTGGTGCGAGGAGTGCCGCAAGGAAAACCGCCGCCTCGAAGACAAGTGCGGGCACTGCTCCGAGGTAGGAGACCACAGTGTCATTTTCTTCGATGTTTATCACAAGAACGAAATCAACAAATTGTAA
- a CDS encoding cytochrome c5 family protein, which produces MLNNRIKWIMVLLVLFHITLACSKKEDTKTEGAKQETPKQETPAEQKSAMTGQSQEEAQTKTAGQEKESKTMAAGSPGTAEQSGTGATTSGGQGEGIYQQACSSCHATGVAGAPKTGDAQAWSSRIAKGEEQMVQNAINGIGAMPPKGGNPSLSEEEIRAAVNYMIEQSR; this is translated from the coding sequence ATGCTGAACAATCGAATAAAATGGATTATGGTGTTGCTGGTTTTGTTCCATATCACCCTTGCCTGCAGCAAGAAGGAAGATACGAAAACGGAAGGGGCCAAACAGGAGACGCCAAAACAGGAGACGCCGGCGGAGCAGAAGAGCGCCATGACCGGTCAGAGCCAGGAAGAGGCTCAAACGAAAACAGCAGGGCAGGAGAAAGAATCGAAAACCATGGCTGCCGGATCCCCGGGGACGGCGGAGCAGTCCGGAACCGGAGCAACGACATCCGGCGGTCAGGGGGAAGGGATCTATCAGCAGGCCTGTTCATCCTGCCACGCCACTGGCGTTGCGGGCGCGCCAAAGACAGGCGATGCACAGGCCTGGAGCAGCCGCATCGCAAAAGGAGAAGAGCAGATGGTGCAGAACGCCATCAACGGCATCGGCGCGATGCCACCAAAGGGAGGCAATCCCTCTCTCAGCGAGGAGGAGATCCGGGCCGCCGTCAATTACATGATAGAACAGAGCCGCTAG
- a CDS encoding AAA family ATPase — translation MAKKIFISATSKDCGKTTISLSLLYHARKRYERIGFIKPIGPKPIDFLGRRIDTDPAMIAQVYGLEHLIDDMCPVVVEPGMTQEVIEGKIPVAEFGGRIMRAVERLDRECDFLIIEGAGHSGVGSVLGLSNARVAAMVGAPVMMVTSGGVGSSIDAVCMNLALYEKMGAEVRLLVANKLVPQKRDKTVHLLQLAFQDAEFEVIGGFNFQPVLAHPTLKHVAHILGIEVNGNSENLMRIVHHVQIGAAATQRVVDLLQDDTLLTVTSSRDELLVTLANLYCLPEFRPKIAGLVIPGVAPITRITQQILDKSGIPCLRTNKTTAQVFLAINEDVAKLTAEDVEKIGLIQKLARKRFDFDLIDRLFS, via the coding sequence ATGGCCAAGAAGATATTCATCTCCGCCACCAGCAAGGACTGCGGCAAAACCACCATCAGCCTTTCCCTCCTCTATCATGCCCGTAAGCGCTACGAGCGGATCGGTTTTATCAAGCCGATCGGACCGAAGCCGATCGATTTTCTCGGACGCCGGATCGATACCGATCCGGCGATGATCGCCCAGGTCTATGGCCTGGAGCATCTTATCGACGACATGTGCCCGGTGGTGGTCGAGCCGGGGATGACGCAGGAGGTGATCGAGGGGAAGATCCCGGTGGCAGAATTCGGAGGACGCATTATGCGGGCGGTGGAACGCCTGGACAGAGAATGCGACTTTCTCATTATCGAGGGGGCAGGGCACAGCGGAGTCGGTTCGGTGCTTGGTCTCTCGAATGCCCGCGTTGCAGCGATGGTCGGTGCGCCGGTGATGATGGTGACCAGTGGTGGGGTGGGAAGCTCAATTGACGCGGTCTGCATGAATCTGGCCCTGTACGAGAAGATGGGGGCGGAGGTCAGGCTTCTGGTGGCGAACAAACTAGTTCCCCAAAAGCGGGACAAAACCGTGCATCTGCTGCAGCTCGCTTTTCAGGACGCCGAATTCGAAGTGATTGGCGGCTTCAATTTTCAGCCGGTACTTGCCCATCCGACCCTCAAGCACGTGGCCCATATCCTGGGAATAGAAGTGAACGGGAACAGCGAGAACCTGATGCGGATCGTCCATCATGTGCAGATCGGTGCAGCCGCCACCCAGCGGGTAGTCGACCTGCTGCAGGACGACACCCTCCTGACCGTCACCAGTTCCCGGGACGAGCTGCTGGTGACCCTGGCCAATCTCTATTGCCTTCCGGAATTCCGCCCAAAAATAGCCGGTCTGGTCATCCCCGGGGTGGCGCCGATAACCCGGATCACTCAGCAGATCCTCGACAAAAGCGGCATTCCCTGCCTGCGCACGAACAAGACAACGGCCCAGGTCTTTCTCGCCATCAATGAGGACGTCGCCAAACTGACTGCGGAGGATGTCGAAAAGATAGGTCTTATCCAAAAGCTGGCGCGAAAAAGGTTCGATTTCGACCTTATCGATCGCCTCTTCTCCTGA
- the bamE gene encoding outer membrane protein assembly factor BamE, which yields MMKKRLLALLLAIAILGVGCATVGREFPAHSVDNITIGETDRSEIQRMFGNPWRTGIEDGKKTWTYAHYRYSLFGPEQTRDLLIRFDDEGKVASYSFNTTYEEDRTK from the coding sequence ATGATGAAAAAGAGACTTCTCGCCCTGCTTCTCGCCATAGCCATTCTCGGCGTCGGATGCGCCACGGTAGGTCGGGAATTCCCTGCCCACTCCGTCGACAACATCACCATCGGGGAGACGGACCGGTCGGAAATCCAGCGCATGTTCGGCAATCCCTGGCGCACCGGAATCGAGGACGGCAAAAAAACCTGGACCTACGCCCATTACCGCTACTCCCTTTTCGGACCGGAGCAGACCCGTGACCTGCTGATCCGCTTCGACGACGAGGGGAAAGTGGCCTCCTACTCCTTCAATACGACTTACGAGGAAGATCGCACGAAGTGA
- a CDS encoding nitroreductase family protein, translating into MLLPLLEKRRSIRKFQPEPLRKDEIDILAEALLRSPSSRGRNPWEFIVVTDEVMLDELALAKEHGSAFLKGAPLAVVVCADPERCDVWVEDCAIASIIVQLTAESMGLGSCWAQIRLRPHGDGRSAEEYLREVLGLPKRYVVASIIGIGHPDENPPGHPKESLPFDKIHINTYRRSAEE; encoded by the coding sequence ATGCTTCTGCCATTACTTGAAAAACGTCGCAGTATCCGCAAGTTTCAGCCTGAACCGTTGAGGAAGGATGAAATCGACATTCTGGCAGAAGCGCTCTTGCGTTCGCCTTCGTCGCGGGGGCGCAATCCCTGGGAGTTCATCGTCGTCACCGATGAGGTGATGCTGGATGAGCTCGCCCTCGCCAAGGAGCACGGTTCCGCCTTTCTGAAAGGGGCGCCTCTGGCGGTGGTGGTTTGCGCCGATCCGGAGCGCTGCGATGTTTGGGTGGAGGACTGCGCCATCGCCTCGATCATCGTTCAGCTGACCGCGGAATCGATGGGACTGGGGAGCTGCTGGGCCCAGATTCGCCTGCGGCCCCACGGCGACGGGCGCAGCGCGGAAGAGTACCTGAGGGAGGTTCTGGGCTTGCCGAAGCGCTATGTGGTCGCCTCGATTATCGGCATTGGGCATCCGGACGAAAACCCTCCGGGACATCCGAAGGAATCCCTGCCGTTCGATAAAATCCATATCAACACTTATCGCCGCTCCGCTGAGGAATGA
- a CDS encoding regulatory protein GemA: protein MPNRRELAKIHIAKKELKLDDDTYRGVLWDRYGKESAADLSERQAADLIDHFRQKGWRPSTFRQTGLMHVLWRRLADAGAVDHPGAESLAGFVEHAIGKDDLRKLTVFEASRVIEMLKKWLERVEGGRDLRH, encoded by the coding sequence ATGCCGAACCGCAGGGAACTGGCTAAAATTCACATTGCAAAAAAAGAGTTGAAGCTTGACGACGACACCTATCGCGGGGTCTTGTGGGACCGCTACGGAAAGGAATCAGCCGCCGACCTGAGCGAACGCCAGGCTGCCGACCTGATCGATCATTTCCGCCAGAAAGGGTGGCGCCCCTCCACCTTCCGTCAGACAGGTCTGATGCATGTCCTCTGGCGCAGACTTGCTGACGCCGGTGCTGTCGACCATCCCGGCGCTGAATCTCTGGCCGGCTTCGTCGAGCATGCCATAGGAAAGGACGACCTGCGCAAGCTTACCGTCTTCGAGGCGAGCCGGGTCATCGAGATGCTGAAAAAATGGCTTGAGCGGGTGGAGGGAGGGAGAGATCTGAGGCATTGA
- a CDS encoding hemolysin III family protein, translating into MTSKDQEEKFIRERLVVYTDGEELANRITVGAGALMSVVGLVALVRITAQQGDPWRVASCSLYGVTLVLFYIISTLYHSVRRPRLRYVFRILDHASIFLIIAGTYTPFTLVSLQGAWGWSLFGAVWGLAFAGVGFKVVMTARFRILGPLLYLGMGWLIVIAYEPLVAAVPGAGIDWLIAGGLFYSGGLIFYAWDRLPFNHAVWHGFVLAGSACHYYAIFRYVAPI; encoded by the coding sequence ATGACAAGCAAAGACCAGGAAGAGAAATTCATAAGAGAGCGCCTCGTCGTCTATACGGACGGGGAGGAACTGGCCAACCGCATCACGGTCGGCGCGGGAGCCCTGATGAGCGTTGTCGGACTTGTCGCGCTGGTTCGGATAACCGCTCAGCAGGGCGACCCCTGGCGTGTTGCGAGCTGCTCTCTCTATGGGGTGACCCTGGTCCTCTTTTATATTATTTCCACCTTGTATCACTCGGTTCGGCGGCCGCGGCTCAGGTACGTCTTCAGGATTCTCGACCATGCCAGCATCTTTTTGATCATCGCCGGCACTTATACCCCCTTTACGCTGGTCAGCCTGCAGGGCGCTTGGGGCTGGTCGCTTTTCGGCGCAGTCTGGGGGTTGGCATTTGCCGGAGTGGGTTTCAAGGTGGTGATGACCGCCCGTTTTCGCATCCTTGGCCCGCTGCTCTACCTGGGCATGGGCTGGCTGATCGTCATCGCCTACGAACCGCTGGTGGCTGCGGTGCCAGGGGCCGGGATCGACTGGCTGATCGCCGGCGGTCTTTTTTACTCGGGGGGGCTGATCTTTTACGCCTGGGACCGTCTTCCTTTCAATCATGCCGTTTGGCATGGGTTCGTTCTGGCCGGCAGCGCCTGCCATTATTACGCCATTTTCCGGTATGTGGCGCCCATCTGA
- a CDS encoding isochorismatase family protein translates to MSENLDRFRLDREKAVLLVVDVQQRLIPSMDTAVYASILRNIDLLIKGTAELKMPVMATEQYSKGLGKTVPELSAACESIVVEKMTFGCCGEPEFLERLRDLGRSQVIVTGMEAHVCVYQTVLGLIEGGYDVHLVRDAIISRGKIDYLSALDNAARAGAVVTTAETVLFQLLYTASAPEFKAVSGMIKSK, encoded by the coding sequence ATGTCCGAAAATCTCGACAGATTCCGGCTCGACCGGGAAAAGGCCGTGCTGCTGGTGGTGGATGTCCAGCAAAGACTTATTCCCAGCATGGACACGGCGGTCTATGCTAGCATCTTGAGGAATATCGATCTCCTGATCAAAGGAACAGCCGAACTGAAGATGCCGGTTATGGCCACCGAGCAGTATTCAAAGGGGCTGGGCAAAACCGTACCCGAACTCTCTGCCGCTTGTGAAAGTATCGTGGTCGAGAAGATGACCTTCGGATGTTGCGGTGAGCCTGAGTTTCTCGAGCGTCTCAGGGATCTCGGCCGCTCTCAGGTGATCGTGACAGGCATGGAGGCGCATGTATGCGTCTACCAGACCGTGCTGGGGCTGATCGAAGGCGGCTACGACGTTCACCTGGTGCGTGATGCCATCATTTCCCGGGGCAAGATCGATTATCTCAGCGCCCTTGACAACGCCGCCCGCGCCGGCGCGGTGGTTACCACCGCCGAGACCGTGCTGTTTCAGCTCCTGTACACGGCCTCCGCACCTGAGTTCAAGGCGGTATCCGGAATGATCAAGAGCAAGTGA